The following is a genomic window from Mus pahari chromosome 1, PAHARI_EIJ_v1.1, whole genome shotgun sequence.
TGTCTCTAGGGGAAGAGGGCTGACCTGCTGGGGCTTTGGCATATCTGATGCCATGGCCTCCTGTAGGATCAGAGATGGGACCAAATAATGGTGGAGGTTGGGTTGTGTGTTCTGTAGACAGTGAGTGGAAGTGGATCTCATCAGGGCAACACTTGGCAATAGCACCTCTCCAACTACCAGTAGCTGGACCCTGGGTTCTGGTGAGCACACCTAGTCCCAGAGTTTATTAGCATATTAGATGGCTCAATAAAGAATTCAGCACTTAAAAATGGTATTTCGACCCAGAAGCaagaactgaatttttttttttttttttttggtttttcgagacagggtttctctgtgtagccctggctgtcctggaactcactttgtagaccaggctggcctcgaactcagaaatcctcctgcctctgcctcccaagtgctgggattaaaggcgtgtgccaccatgcccggcaagaaCTGAATTTTTGATAAAAGGTTTCTAAGTGAAGGTAATTGTATGCCTGGCATTCCTCATATGAATCAATTACAAAGAGAATCAAATCCTAGAATGCTGGAGCTGGGAGCAGGAGCGTCATGAATTTGAGTTCAGCCTGGATGACCTAATGAGatccaggctaacctgggctacaagaggTAGCCATGGAGTACTCACATAGATACATATCATTTCAAAAATACAGAAAGTACCCATGAAATGAGCATGTGTAAGTGTCTCAAGAAATGAAGAacacaggctgaagagatggtttggTAGCTTGGAGCACTAACCTGGgtttggtcccagcacccacatggtgactcacaaccgtctATAGCTTCGAACTTGGAGTcctatgccatcttctggccttttgGGGGCATTAAGCAAGtggtgtacatatacacatgcaggagaaacactgacacacaaaaataagttaaatcttttatttttttaagctccATGAGAAAATGCGACACTTATCGTTCCAGGATTCTACTCTGTCACCTTGGACAAGGCCAGCCTCTAGCTTCAGGGATGAATTCTACTGAATGAAAGAAGGTCCTTATCACTCACACCTTCACTAAGATCCTTGGCTACACCCATCCACAACCAGTTGTCCCAGAGCCATGGTGGTACAAGTTCATAacagcaggaggaggcagaggcaggaggaccaggagctcaaggtcatcctcagctacacagagaaccccaggccagcctgagctacacagaacttgttcctcccttccccccacccccagagaaaaCAAGGATGAAGACAGATTGAATGAAGGAGAAAAGCTGCTCGGCACTCCAGTAGGAAACTGTAGGTCTAGCAGAACACATTCAGTTGCAACCTGTAAGAGCCAGTGGCTGTTATAGAGCAGGGGCTAGACCCAACATCAGCTGATAGACTGCTGCTACCATGaccgaagccctgggttcaatgcccagagCTGTGTAAAGAGGGCGTGGGGGAAGCACCTCTGTGATCACAGCATCCGATGTCGATCAGCTTTTTCAGCCAATGATGAACTTGCTGAGGAAGAGCTAGGAAGAATGTCCCATTCACAGTTGTTTCAATGAAATACATAATAGGGAGCgataagaaaaggagagagtaGACAGTGGGTCATCCATGTATGGGGTTGTCAAAGGACTCAATCTaccaacaaaaaacagaaacaaatgcaggTGCACATAGGAGTAAACCTAACCAGGGAGGTGAAAACCTCCATGACGAAAGCGTAGAGACCCTAAAAAGAAATTGATCGTGACACTAGATGATGGAGACATCTCTTCTGGACTCCTGAACTCTCGGGATCAACCCTATGAAAATGACTGTCTCGCCACACGTAATCTGATTATGAAAGCCGCATCACAATTCTAGTAAAGACACTGAATGTGACAAGCACCTCTAATGCAAGCAGTGGGGAAAccaagccaccctggtctacagagggagttctagagCAGAACGGACTTCACAGaaaaatcctgactcaaaaaatcaACCTCCCggcaaaagaaaagcaatgacAAAGGCCAGTGAGGATGTGGGGGGAGAGAACCGTTACAAACGACTGTATCTAGTGCTCAGGAGAGCAAAATGGTGCAGGCACTATAGAATCCAGCACAGAggtttctaaaaaagaaaaaagcagaatcACAGGACCCAGCTCCACCAGACCTGGGCAAACCCCAATGACCACTAAGCCCCACCACAGAGATGTCTGCACTCCCAGGTCTTAGCTGCTCTTTTCACAATAATGTCACGAGGAGACTGTCCCAGCTGCCCACCAGCAGACAAACAGATGATGAGAACGTGGAAAGTATACACAGCAGGATTTCATTCAgctgcttagaaaaaaaaaactgaaactcAAAAAAGTTCTGGGAATCGGACAGACAGGATATTATCTTagtaagtgaggtaacccaaaggCTGAAAAAGTCAGACAAGCCACAACCCCTCACACGGGGCCTACTATAgatcatgaaactagaaaggggaccTTGAGGAGAACACAAAGTTTTGTGggaagaagcaggaggcagaggaggacacGATGACGTGATTGGAAGGGTAGGGGTAGATGGTCGAggatgggagagacagacagtccAGGGAAATCGACACATACACTCCATGATATGTCAGGGAACCCAAAACTTTGATGGTCTGAAAGGAGTTAAAGAGTTCatggggtgggctggagagatggctcaggggttaagagcactgactgctctaccagagatccagagttcaattcccagcaaccacatggtggctcacaaccatctgtaatgggatctactgctctcttctggtgtgtctgaagacagctacagtgtactcacataaataaaattaattaaaaaaaaaaaagccagactacaaagtgagttccaggacagccagggctatacagaaaaaccctgtctcaaaaaaacaaaaccaaaaaaaaaaaaaaaaaaaaaaaaaagagttcatggGGTGACTTTGGACGTCTGCATACTGCCTTTTCCACACGTGATGGGGTTTTAGGTTTCTGTCTCTGAGCCTTTCTGTCTGCCAGCAACCCTAGGTCTCCACCCCTCCTCTTGGGTATCTGTCCCATAGTCTAGGTGGGACACTGAGCAAAAGATAGGACATTTGCATGTCTTCTCTCTAGCACAGACAGGTATCTGCCCCAGAACCAGACCAAAGACTGAGCCTGCACCCCGAAGCTGCCCCAGCCCCGAGCTTCCTGTGGGAAGCCTCCTGACGAACCTTGCCCCAGGTGACCTGGACtctgtcattttctctttccctgcaGTGTCTCACCTGCTCTCACCACGCCCTGCTCCGGGCTTCCCCAGCCTGGGCTCCCCTAGCGGCAGGTGTCAACCTGCTACCTTATTTTCACTTTTCCTACATCAGCTGGGGCTGCCCATCAGACCAGGTTAAAAGCATGGAGCACGGATGGCAGTGCACTCCACAGATCTGGAAACCCAGCGCCTCAGTCCTCACACAGCAACAGGCCACNGGGGACGACCCAGGCCAGAGACTCCAAGCAAGACCCAGAGAAAACCTCAAGGGAGACCTGAGTCCCCATCTCCTCACAGACCCCGGAGAGCAACATGAAGCCAGGTGAGTCCNGAGAATGGGTTGCGGGTGCGTGTCCCCAGAGCCCCCTTGCTGCACATCTCACTCTGATCTCACTCTGTCCCTCTGTGACACAGAAACTGCTGGGGGCCACatgttcctcctcctgctgctgctggccaaGGTGCTGACAAGAACCCAAGCTGACCCTGTCCCCAGGGCCACCAGGCTCCCAGTGGAAGCAAAGGATTGCCACATTGCTCAGTTCAAGTCCCTGTCCCCCAAGGAGCTGCAGGCCTTCAAAACGGCCAAGGACGCCATTGTGAGTGACCCTCTGCCCTCCTGTGTGGACTAGCCTCCTCTACCCCGTCCTTTCTGGGTCTCATCCCTTATGCTAACTGGGATGAAAATGGTCTCCACACTTTGTGCAGTGGGCTGACTTCAATTTCTGCTAGAGTGGGCTAGCCTCAGCCCTTAGGCTGAAGCCACTCTTGCTGCAGTGAGCTAGTCTCCATGCTTCCTTGGCTGGGAACCCAAAGCCCACATTTCCTGTAATATTCTAAGCCCCACCATTCTACAGGAGGCTATTTTCCACTCTTCCTTCAGTGAGCTAACCCTTAGGATGATCTCCACCCTTTGCAAGCTGGGCTATCTCCTGCTCACTAATAGTGCAGTGGCTATCTGGTATCCACTGCTGTGGAGGAACCTCTGTCTTTCTGGCAGTGAACTTCATCTTTCCTGTCGTGACTCACCCCAGCCCCACTGCAGTGGTCTAACCTTCACCCTCCTGTGTGGGCTAACCTGTGCCTTTGCTCTCCAGGAAAGGAGGCTGCTTGAGAAGGATGTGAGGTGCAGCTCccacctcttccccagggcctggGACGTGAAGCAGCTGCAGGTGAGTGGGAGCTGGACTCTGCCTGCCCTCGGAGGCCTCATCTGGGCGCAGTTTGGGTCTCCActttcctgtttctcttcctccctgaCAGCTCCATGGCCTGTCCACAGTGTGAGCCCACTGGCTATGGCTCCTCAGCTGTCCCTGTCCTCCACGCCTCAGATGTCCCTTGTCCTCGCCCCAATCCTGTCCCTGTCACCTGCCTCCCTTGACGTCCCCTCCCCTGCTCGCTCATGggttctctctcctgtctcctcgcTCAGGTCCAGGAGCGCCCCAAGGCCTTGCAGGCTGAGGTGGCCCTGACACTGAAGGTCTGGGAGAACATGACTGACTCAGCCCTGGCCACCATCCTGGGCCAGCCTCTTCGCACACTGAGCCACATCCACTCCCAGCTGCAGACCTGTGTGAGTCCTGGGTCCCTGTCTCCTCCCCATTGCGCCTCCAGCCACTTGGGCTTCCCCTGTGCCCCAGCAGCAGCCTCACAGTCCCCATCCTCTGTCCACAGACACAGCCTCAGCCCACAGCAGAGCCCAGGCCCCCGAGCCGCCGCCTCTCCCGCTGGCTACACAGGCTCCAGGAGGCCCAGAGCAAGGTGAGTCTGGGCAGGGGCCTGGGATCTGCAGggcctgggagctctgaggcCCAGCAGACCCTGAGCCAGCCCTGTCCTTTCAGGAGACCCCTGGCTGCCTGGAGGCCTCTGTCACCCTCAACCTCTTTCGCCTGCTCACCCGGGACCTCAAGTGTGTGGCCAGTGGAGACCAGTGTGTCNNNNNNNNNNNNNNNNNNNNNNNNNNNNNNNNNNNNNNNNNNNNNNNNNNNNNNNNNNNNNNNNNNNNNNNNNNNNNNNNNNNNNNNNNNNNNNNNNNNNNNNNNNNNNNNNNNNNNNNNNNNNNNNNNNNNNNNNNNNNNNNNNNNNNNNNNNNNNNNNNNNNNNNNNNNNNNNNNNNNNNNNNNNNNNNNNNNNNNNNNNNNNNNNNNNNNNNNNNNNNNNNNNNNNNNNNNNNNNNNNNNNNNNNNNNNNNNNNNNNNNNNNNNNNNNNNNNNNNNNNNNNNNNNNNNNNNNNNNNNNNNNNNNNNNNNNNNNNNNNNNNNNNNNNNNNNNNNNNNNTGTTTTGGAGGGGATCTTCTTATGTTGTTCTGGAAAAGTCTCTTTCCTGTGGGTCCCGGTGTTGGCAGCGGGCTTCTCTATGCTCGCCTCTGAGATGGCGtcttgtagctgaggctggcctccaatttgcTATGTAGTCTGTTTGTCTCAAACTGCTCTCTCTCCTGTTGCCCCTCTGGGGTGCTGGGCTTGCAGGCATAACCACTGAACCAGGGCCTCACAACAGGCAGCCTTGCTGCAGTAAAGACACCGTGGTGGGTACGGTCTCCGtgctttgctctcttctcttctggaaCCTGTGTGAAGACAAAGTGTGCTTCCCAGAGCGGTGCCTCGGCATTCCATTCCCTAGGACAGCGTTTCGTGATGACACAGGGTCTCCTGAGcctcaggctgtcttcaaactcgctactgtgtcactgtggctgcCCTGAAGtcctgatccacctgcctccacctccctagtgctgggatggcaggcatgtgccaccacatctgtctTCATACAGTGCTGGGGAGTGAACCCGAGGCTTCGCGTGTGCTAGGCAGGATTGGCCCCTGAGTCACATCCTCAGCCCACCCAGGATAAGCTTTATCCCAAGACGTCCACAGCTGTTAACCATCCTGACCTTTAATATGGGCAGGCATGTCTGAACTCCCAGAGGGACCAGAGCCTTGAAACAGGATGTACAGTTGTCTGCTTGTGGGATGTGATGGTCCATGGCTGCAATCCCTgccctcaggaggtggagacaggagttagttcaaggccatccttgtcttCTTGGTGAGCttggggccagcctaggctgcatgaGGCCCTTTCCCCTGCCTCCAATGCACTGTCTAACAAGTAGTACCAAAAGCACTGCTCACATGAGCCAGTGGTTATACCTGAGAGCATCTTCACGAAGGGAGCATCCTGCACCCATCTTGTCTTCCATCTGCTCCCTTGTGTCCCATGAGATGTAGGCCTGCTGAGTGTCACTCAAATGTGATTTCTCCAGTTTGCatatatgtgttgtgtgcatgctcatgcctTTTGCCCTTGTACAGAAACACATGCGTGTGAAGGGTGTAAGTGGGCACTCTTGCCTCCTCCACTCAATTCTCCACTTGGTGTTTTGAGGTGGGCGGGGTCTCTCTGTGACAAGGTTCTGCACACTTATCCCAGGGGAGCAGAAAGTTGGATCTCTTCTTCTAGCCCAGGTATTTCCAGGGTTAAACTCCAGTTGTCATCTTGGACAGGCACATGGACTTGGAGGTGTCTTCAGGTAGCTCTCAGCCTGAGCACTGTGAATATCTTACTCTGAATGTCACCAGGACCCAGGGCATTAACCCTGTGCATGAGTGCTGGTCCCAATGTCCTCGGGGAAAACTGAGGGCTTCAGAGGCCTGCAGTTGAGCCTGGAAAcagagccagggcaggaggagCCTCAGCCACTCCAGGAGGGGGGTCCTGGGCTGGCACCCACCCACCTCTGGAGTTACACGTGCCCTTTGCAACCTGTTCTGTAAGAGCAttctgttctgtttggttttgtttaacttaaaacatttcattgttgTCTATCTCTCCGTGTGCGTGCCCTTGGAGCTCCCGGAGCTGGGTTTAAGAGGTTATGAGCCAtctaatatgggtgctgggaaccaaactctggtcccctgCAAGCGCAGCAAGCGCTcccaaccactgagccttctctcagcCCAACATAAATGATTTATTGTGGAAAGCACACATGTCTCCACCATAtgcattggattttttttcacatttattattaatttggtgGGCATACACATGCCGTGACACACGAATGAGGATCAGAGGGTAGCTTTGAGGAGTCAATTTTCTCTTCCACCTGGGGGGACTcctggattgaacccaggtcaacAGGCTTGGCTGCAGGTGCCTTTCCCTGGTTAGCCTCCTCACCGGCCCCACCAGATTCGATAGTAACTGCAGTCTGGAATCCCAGAAGGCTTTACAtcttcctgggggagggggttcacacctataatctcagcacttcagaggctgaggcaggaggatcaagagtttgaggccaacatggacACCTAGTTGTTCTCTATCTttatagacaaaaacaaaatccaaaaaccaaaccaaaacaaacaataataggctggagagatggctcaaggctGTGGCTCTTGCATAggatctgagtttagttcccagcaccgcATCTTCATGTACCTGGAGATGTTCACAATGTCTGGAGCTCCAACTCTGGACCAGAGGACCTGACGCCCCCTTCTGTCTCAAcaggcactacacacacacacacacacacacacacacacacacacacggtgcatttatatattatatgcagtCACTCCTACACATAAATTAAtcctaaaactaaagaaaaaataaatcttttcaaatctTGTATTGAATTCGACTATTTAAACCCCaaattccctccttcctccccccacctcctcccacttgctcctcctcctggctgctcctcctcccacctgctcctcctcccacttgctcctcctcctggctgctcctcctcccacctgCTTCTCCTTCTGGCTGCTCCCCTTTGCTTTTCTGTCTCAGCGAATCTGGCCTCTCCAGGGGCATCGTATCAGAGCAACCTACCTATTTCACTTAGTATAACATCCTCAGAGTTCATCTATGGTGGAGTACACGCGAGaaggttgttttatttgttgttgtgttttgcttAAGCAGTCTCTCATCAGTGggaaatcttttttgttttgttttgtgttgtgttgtgttgtttggttgttccgttttggttttcgagacagggttcctctggctgtcctggaactcactctgtagattaggctggcctcgaactcacaagagatgggcctgcctctgcttctgaatgctagaattaaaggcgtgggctACCCCTACCGGGCCAGGAAGTCTTAAGTTTTAAACCATCAAGCCTCTGCTGAGTGGTCCTGACCATGAGCCGGGAAATGGAGTGGGGATCACACGCTGTTTCCTTCTGCTTGGCACAGACTGACTTCCATGTCCTGGGCATAGAACCAGATTCGGCAACAGCATGGTATTCCTAGAAGGTCTTCTCTCTCTAGGCAATCTCTTTCTTTGAGTACCTTACTCTCAGGAAACATTTCTGGGTGTCCACCAAGCTCCCTCATTTGGCAGGATGTGGGAAGTCAACTCCTTCCACACACTCTCccatcccagcatccatgtcctCCTTAGCTCAAACCAAAGATGGCCCTGTAGTGGAAGGGACCTTCCCACAGGTCTTAGGAGGTTTGCTGgcagtttccttttctctgacGTCAGCCGGCCCCCACCTACTCTGGCCTTCCACAGCCTGAGGCTCCCCCTGGTGGCGGGTACAGACCTCACCCCTCACaccctttttctcctctctcggCTCCGCTGCCCTGAGCTCCTCTGCCCTGCCCAGATGACCTGGCAGGGTGGAACCCAGGTCAGGCTGAGATTTCAGATGGAGCTGAGGGTTTCCAATCTTTGAAGCTGAAGAGGACTATGAAACCAGAGGCTCCCAAAGGGAGGCGGGTTCATCCAAAGGATGCAGGACATCTTCATGCTTCCTGTGGGTGCTAACCTTTCTGCAGGTGCTTAACCTTCACTTCTCTGTAAGGGTAAACCTTCCGCCCTTCTGCATGCGATGATATTCACTTTTCTTCCTGCAGGGGGCTAATCTGTGTCCTTACCCTTCAACAAGAGTGGGTGCTGTCACGTGTGGCTTTTCCCTTTCCCAGAGCCTGGGGTTCTGCCGCAGCTTCGGGTGAGTTGAAGTTAGCTCCACTCTGCCCTCTGTTGGCCACGCACAGTTGCTTCTCTCATTCCCCACCGCACCCCCGTCCTCTTCCGGTTCTCGCGCCTACCTGTTCCCTCCCTGACCAGGCCGGTGCCCTCTCCTCGGCTCCTCCTAACCGGTCCCtgggtgttttctttttatctttcctcCCAACAGCTGTTCGCATCTGGAAACCtcacctgtgtctgtctccttgcCCCGGTGTAGAGGTGCCCCGTAGCCTTGCAGGCCGGGATGACCAAGGCAATGAAGGTCCTGGAGAGCGGGGAGTTGACTCAGTCCTGGGCGATGTCCTTGCATTCATTAATTTATGTCGCTGTGACCACTATTCTGGATAGACAACTTAAAGAAACAAGgctttagccgggcgtggtggcgcacgcctttaatcccagcactcgggaggcagaggcaggcggatttctgagttcgaggccagcctggtctacagagNNNNNNNNNNNNNNNNNNNNNNNNNNNNNNNNNNNNNNNNNNNNNNNNNNNNNNNNNNNNNNNNNNNNNNNNNNNNNNNNNNNNNNNNNNNNNNNNNNNNNNNNNNNNNNNNNNNNNNNNNNNNNNNNNNNNNNNNNNNNNNNNNNNNNNNNNNNNNNNNNNNNNNNNNNNNNNNNNNNNNNNNNNNNNNNNNNNNNNNNNNNNNNNNNNNNNNNNNNNNNNNNNNNNNNNNNNNNNNNNNNNNNNNNNNNNNNNNNNNNNNNNNNNNNNNNNNNNNNNNNNNNNNNNNNNNNNNNNNNNNNNNNNNNNNNNNNNNNNNNNNNNNNNNNNNNNNNNNNNNNNNNNNNNNNNNNNNNNNNNNNNNNNNNNNNNNNNNNNNNNNNNNNNNNNNNNNNNNNNNNNNNNNNNNNNNNNNNNNNNNNNNNNNNNNNNNNNNNNNNNNNNNtcctggaactcactttgtagaccaggctggcctcgaactcagaaatccgagtgctgggattaaaggcgtgcaccaccacgcccggttagCCCCTCCCACTCTTGTGGAAGGGTCAACATATCAGATCAATTCCTTTGGGGGCAGTAGCGGCATGTCGTCCAGCCTGTTCACATCACAGAAgaccaggaaagcagaaagggaggcagggacTAGGCAGGTGTCACCTGCAGACACAGAGGCCATTCTTACAGGGGACCTggctttggttctcagcaccaggCACATTTCAGATTCAAGCTGTTACAGACCTGGACTGGCCCCTTCCAACTGCACGACAACCACTTCTAGAATGGTAAAAATCCTGAGCCCTGGGCCACCAGTGTCTCAGCTTTACCCAGTAGAGCTTCCTTCCTCTGCCATAGCTCATGCTCAGAGCCCTCATTCTCTACCTACAGACACAGACTCAGGCCACACCCCAGGACCAGAACCATCTCTTTTCCTAGATGCACAGGCTCCCAGGAGGCCCAGAGCAAGGTGGGTCTAGGGACAGGACTGGGATCTTCAGGGCCTGGGAGCCCTGAGCCCCAGCAGGCCCTGAGCCAGCCCTGTCCTCAAAGGAAACCCTTGGCTGCCTGGAGGCCTCTGTCACTTTTAACCTTTTTCACTTGCTCCACTGTGACCTGAAATGTCTATCTTGAATTCTGTTGCATGTTACTCCAGGGGCTTGGGTTTTATGGCAGCCCTTCCTGCCTAGGGTTGCTGGATCCAGGTCTCTACCGCTTGTAAAGCTCCCCAGATGTTTATACTTATGACCCTAGACTCTTGAGAAATGAACAGTGACAAGTGTATCTGTGTGACATTGAGCTTGTTTGTGTCCATGACTGTGTAAACACATGTAACACTGAAGAATTTCCTCAACTTCagtgtttgagtgtatgtgtgtgtgtatgtgtgtatatgtatatatgtgtatatatgtgtgtatatatatatgtgtacatgtgtatatatatgtgtgtatatgagtgtgtgtatgtatatgtgtgtatgtaagcatgtatgtatattgtgtatatatgtgtatatacatatatgtatgagtatgtatatgtgtatgggtatatacgtatgtgtttgtatatgtatgtatgagtatgaaTGTGTTTatgcgtgtgcatatgtatatgtgtgttgggagcgACCCtctttgaatgttaactgccttgtcagccataagtgcttacttacatagtcttggcctctgtgggaaagtactagccCAGCTGAGTACAAATAGCCATAGATCCTGAAGTCAGCggagaacaaatagctataaacCTTGTGGACAGGTGCCTAGTAACCTGTTCTGTTCTGATCGTCCTGCTGAACTGTTTACCCAGTCAATACCCTGTTCCTGGGAACAGCTGCATTACCCAGAGACAAAGCGACCCACCTCCATCCCCCTTCTTGCTCCTATGATtatataacctgtgtgggaaaaataaaaatttgtcagcttgaacAGAACTGCTTGTCTTGCTGTATGTTCTTTGTGTTCCTTTGTCCTCCAGGTGGAGGACATTCTCTTCCAGGTGGCCCTTCAAGTCCCTGTTCAACTGTCCCGCGGGTTGggacatatgtgtatatgtgtgttatgtgtatgtatgtatgtgtatatatgtgtgtgtgtgtgtgtgtatgcgtgtgtgtatgtcttttttttttttttttagatattttatttacatttccttttatcAAATCGTTAAGGCATTTAAANNNNNNNNNNNNNNNNNNNNNNNNNNNNNNNNNNNNNNNNNNNNNNNNNNNNNNNNNNNNNNNNNNNNNNNNNNNNNNNNNNNNNNNNNNNNNNNNNNNNNNNNNNNNNNNNNNNNNNNNNNNNNNNNNNNNNNNNNNNNNNNNNNNNNNNNNNNNNNNNNNNNNNNNNNNNNNNNNNNNNNNNNNNNNNNNNNNNNNNNNNNNNNNNNNNNNNNNNNNNNNNNNNNNNNNNNNNNNNNNNNNNNNNNNNNNNNNNNNNNNNNNNNNNNNNNNNNNNNNNNNNNNNNNNNNNNNNNNNNNNNNNNNNNNNNNNNNNNNNNNNNNNNNNNNNNNNNNNNNNNNNNNNNNNNNNNNNNNNNNNNNNNNNNNNNNNNNNNNNNNNNNNNNNNNNNNNNNNNNNNNNNNNNNNNNNNNNNNNNNNNNNNNNNNNNatggttgtgagccaccatgtggttgctgggatttgaactccggacctttggaagagcagtcgggtgctcttacccactgagccatctcaccagcccgaagaCCCCCTCTTTAGCTACTTTTCATA
Proteins encoded in this region:
- the Ifnl3 gene encoding interferon lambda-3, translated to MFLLLLLLAKVLTRTQADPVPRATRLPVEAKDCHIAQFKSLSPKELQAFKTAKDAIERRLLEKDVRCSSHLFPRAWDVKQLQVQERPKALQAEVALTLKVWENMTDSALATILGQPLRTLSHIHSQLQTCTQPQPTAEPRPPSRRLSRWLHRLQEAQSKETPGCLEASVTLNLFRLLTRDLKCVASGDQCLFASGNLTCVCLLAPV